A region from the Paenarthrobacter aurescens genome encodes:
- a CDS encoding type II toxin-antitoxin system PemK/MazF family toxin: MAFDLRPLGKFLLRSFKALGGSSTKAGTPSRASGQSSARQRSRQAVVERQPGSYPGDFQGKASVRYSPTPDGQPDPGEIVWSWVPYEEDHTQGKDRPVLLIGRDGQWLLGLMLTSRDHDNGSRAGDYIDIGTGSWDRQGRPSEINVGRIIRLDPHAIRREGAVLEKSRFQEIAKALQARR; the protein is encoded by the coding sequence ATGGCATTCGACTTGCGCCCCTTGGGCAAATTTCTCCTGCGATCATTCAAGGCACTCGGGGGCAGCAGCACCAAGGCCGGCACTCCATCCCGGGCGTCCGGGCAGAGTTCCGCGCGGCAGCGGAGCCGGCAGGCCGTCGTCGAGCGTCAACCCGGTTCCTACCCTGGCGACTTTCAAGGAAAGGCTTCAGTACGCTACTCCCCCACACCTGATGGCCAACCGGATCCGGGCGAGATCGTGTGGAGCTGGGTGCCCTACGAAGAGGATCACACGCAGGGAAAAGACCGGCCTGTACTCCTTATTGGGCGGGACGGGCAGTGGCTTCTGGGGCTGATGCTCACATCCAGGGATCACGACAACGGCAGCCGGGCCGGGGACTACATTGATATCGGAACCGGCTCCTGGGATCGACAAGGCCGACCAAGCGAAATTAACGTGGGCCGCATCATTCGACTGGACCCACACGCTATTCGGCGCGAGGGCGCGGTACTGGAAAAGTCCAGGTTCCAAGAGATAGCCAAAGCCCTTCAAGCGCGTCGTTAG
- the rpsT gene encoding 30S ribosomal protein S20 — MANIKSQKKRILTNEKARLRNNAVKSELKTAIRAVNTAVESADKDAAGTALVAASRKLDKAVSKGVIHKNNAANRKSAISKKVNAL, encoded by the coding sequence GTGGCTAATATCAAGTCCCAGAAGAAGCGCATCCTCACCAACGAGAAGGCTCGCCTGCGTAACAACGCCGTCAAGTCTGAGCTGAAGACGGCCATTCGCGCCGTCAACACCGCCGTTGAGTCTGCCGACAAGGATGCTGCTGGAACTGCACTTGTTGCTGCCAGCCGCAAGCTGGACAAGGCTGTCAGCAAGGGCGTTATTCACAAGAACAACGCTGCAAACCGCAAGTCTGCGATCTCCAAGAAGGTCAACGCACTCTAA
- the holA gene encoding DNA polymerase III subunit delta yields the protein MAAAQNTRAKSVAANTVTWRDAAPAAVVLIMGPEEYLGIRAMDGIRAQVRSATPDVELSRLNAGSYESGSLAMTVTPSLFGEGKLIEVEDLEAMNDAFLADGLAYLQHPDQDVVLVLRHAGGVRGKKLLDAVKSAGWPVIDCQPLKKDSDKTAFVVSEFRAGGRRIEGEAVQALVNAVGANLSELAAACNQLIADATTAVTAETVERYYGGRVEATAFKVADAAMAGNGPVALSTLRHALATGVDPVPLVAALAAKLRTLAKVAGANGSPATIAKNLGMQPWLVEQAQRDVRRWTPEGLIRSIQVIAEADAQVKGEARDPVYAVEHAVTVIATSASRR from the coding sequence GTGGCTGCTGCCCAAAACACCCGGGCCAAGAGCGTCGCGGCGAACACCGTCACGTGGCGGGATGCGGCACCGGCCGCCGTCGTCCTGATCATGGGACCGGAGGAATACCTGGGTATCCGGGCCATGGACGGCATCCGCGCCCAAGTGCGAAGCGCTACACCTGATGTCGAGCTCAGCCGACTGAACGCGGGCTCCTACGAGTCCGGATCACTGGCGATGACCGTTACGCCGTCTCTTTTTGGAGAGGGCAAGCTCATAGAGGTTGAGGATCTGGAAGCCATGAACGATGCCTTCCTTGCCGACGGATTGGCCTACCTCCAACATCCGGACCAGGACGTTGTCCTCGTCTTGCGTCATGCTGGGGGAGTTCGTGGCAAAAAGCTGCTCGATGCTGTGAAGTCAGCAGGCTGGCCCGTCATTGATTGCCAACCGCTGAAGAAAGACTCGGACAAGACCGCATTTGTCGTCTCCGAATTCAGGGCCGGCGGACGCCGCATTGAAGGTGAAGCTGTCCAGGCTCTTGTTAATGCCGTGGGTGCCAATCTGTCCGAGCTGGCAGCAGCGTGCAATCAGTTGATTGCCGACGCCACAACCGCGGTGACGGCGGAAACCGTGGAGCGCTACTACGGTGGGCGGGTTGAAGCCACTGCTTTCAAAGTGGCCGATGCTGCCATGGCCGGCAACGGACCGGTGGCGTTGTCCACGCTAAGGCACGCCCTGGCTACGGGCGTGGATCCGGTTCCTTTGGTCGCGGCGCTGGCAGCCAAACTGAGGACCCTGGCAAAAGTTGCGGGAGCCAATGGTTCGCCGGCCACCATCGCCAAGAATCTGGGAATGCAGCCCTGGCTTGTGGAGCAGGCCCAGCGGGATGTGCGCCGCTGGACGCCGGAAGGCCTGATCCGCTCCATTCAGGTCATCGCCGAAGCGGACGCCCAGGTAAAAGGCGAGGCGCGTGACCCCGTTTATGCTGTGGAGCACGCGGTCACGGTCATCGCCACTTCTGCGAGTCGCCGCTGA
- a CDS encoding ComEC/Rec2 family competence protein, translating into MEAGGGVLIEVRVSGIPAELPGPGSSGGNRWAVDAQLLQVTTKGSVTQGSADVLVVGGVGWQDVRPGQQVRTSGTLKSVRDGQTQAGLLAASSAPVVIASDFDVRHSAFDVRRQFVEAAAWLPPDPAGLMPGMVTGDTSALPESLEADMRTTGMTHLTAVSGANCSLVLGGFILLARCLRMSRPFAGVFAACGLTAFVVMVGPDPSVLRAAVMGAVGLVALIGGLRGRSLTFLCLAAVVLLLLDPGMAANFGFLLSVLATLGIILLASRIASWIPAWVPRWLAAAISVPLSAQLLCGPVIVALQPQFTPYALIANVVAGPLVAPVTIFGTLAVPLAATLPWLAVVPIGIAGTCAGVVAGLARFFAHLPGAAVPWAEGPPGIVSMVAFSTVTLLGLWAAVHPARTSAGIVGLHGVIVTLLEVWSHHGALRRRSMTEPQRSRHVQRWSPKRRWRKEPSAPRRRGPAGRRIHGGR; encoded by the coding sequence ATGGAGGCAGGAGGCGGCGTCCTGATTGAGGTGCGTGTCTCTGGCATCCCTGCCGAGCTTCCAGGGCCTGGCAGCTCCGGTGGAAATCGGTGGGCCGTTGATGCGCAATTGCTCCAGGTCACCACCAAGGGCTCAGTGACACAAGGCTCCGCGGATGTCTTGGTGGTGGGTGGGGTTGGCTGGCAAGATGTGCGGCCAGGTCAACAGGTGAGGACCTCCGGGACGTTGAAATCCGTGCGGGATGGACAAACTCAGGCCGGCCTTCTTGCGGCATCCTCTGCACCGGTTGTCATCGCGTCTGATTTTGATGTCCGGCATTCAGCCTTCGATGTCAGGAGACAGTTCGTGGAAGCAGCGGCCTGGCTACCTCCGGACCCGGCGGGTTTGATGCCCGGAATGGTTACGGGGGACACCAGCGCGCTGCCGGAAAGTCTCGAGGCGGATATGAGGACAACCGGAATGACCCACCTGACTGCCGTCAGCGGTGCGAATTGCAGTTTGGTGTTGGGAGGCTTCATTCTGTTGGCCAGATGCCTCAGGATGAGTCGACCGTTTGCCGGAGTCTTTGCTGCATGCGGACTGACGGCCTTTGTGGTCATGGTGGGTCCGGACCCGAGCGTTCTGAGAGCTGCTGTCATGGGAGCCGTGGGCCTGGTTGCCCTCATCGGAGGCCTGCGGGGCCGATCCCTGACCTTCCTCTGCCTGGCCGCTGTTGTTCTTTTGCTGCTGGATCCGGGCATGGCTGCAAATTTCGGGTTCCTCCTGTCCGTACTGGCAACCCTGGGCATAATTCTGCTGGCCAGCCGCATTGCGTCTTGGATTCCTGCATGGGTGCCACGGTGGTTGGCCGCAGCAATTTCCGTGCCGTTGTCAGCCCAGCTGCTATGCGGACCGGTGATTGTGGCGCTTCAGCCGCAGTTCACTCCCTACGCACTCATTGCCAATGTGGTAGCCGGTCCATTGGTGGCACCGGTGACGATCTTCGGGACCCTAGCGGTTCCCTTGGCTGCCACCCTTCCATGGCTGGCGGTGGTGCCCATCGGTATTGCAGGCACCTGCGCGGGCGTTGTGGCCGGGTTGGCCAGGTTCTTCGCGCATCTGCCCGGGGCGGCCGTGCCGTGGGCAGAAGGACCACCCGGGATCGTGTCCATGGTGGCATTCTCAACGGTGACGCTGTTGGGTCTCTGGGCAGCAGTTCACCCTGCGCGAACTTCGGCAGGCATCGTTGGTTTGCACGGCGTTATCGTGACACTCCTCGAGGTGTGGTCCCATCATGGCGCTCTGAGGAGGAGGTCAATGACGGAACCGCAACGAAGCCGGCATGTACAGCGGTGGTCGCCAAAAAGGAGATGGAGGAAAGAGCCCTCGGCGCCCCGCCGGCGGGGCCCGGCGGGGCGTCGCATTCACGGCGGCAGGTGA
- a CDS encoding helix-hairpin-helix domain-containing protein: MPRRNRDASPDAATQAARQRFASRLGSEPQTLPLLQLSHEPEPDFDESDPETPLYAETSLYARTRWRSPWRVAALLAVLGIGIIGWHLWQSAIGQPRTEPLSPSLSSSPALPEPLESPRTEATGVAGILLVHVAGAVQKPGIVSLPQGSRVFQAIDAAGGAVANAELDALNLAELLTDGAKIQVPRVGEVPPPASTPLSGSSGSAGGGSSAGGLSGPAASGAKVNINTATLEELGTLPRVGPVTAQGIIDWRKEHGPFASVDELDAVDGIGPKLMESLKDLVTVQGG; the protein is encoded by the coding sequence ATGCCACGCCGGAACAGGGACGCCTCCCCAGATGCCGCAACACAGGCAGCCCGGCAGCGCTTTGCGTCCCGTCTCGGGTCCGAACCCCAGACACTTCCCCTGCTTCAGTTGTCCCACGAGCCTGAACCGGACTTTGACGAGTCAGACCCGGAAACACCTCTGTACGCGGAAACATCTCTGTACGCAAGGACCCGGTGGAGAAGCCCTTGGCGGGTTGCAGCTCTCCTGGCCGTCCTCGGCATTGGCATCATTGGCTGGCACTTATGGCAGTCCGCCATTGGACAGCCACGAACAGAGCCTCTCAGTCCTTCTCTTTCTTCCAGCCCTGCGTTGCCCGAGCCCTTGGAATCTCCCCGCACGGAAGCTACGGGGGTGGCCGGGATCCTGCTGGTGCATGTGGCTGGCGCGGTGCAGAAGCCCGGTATTGTGTCTCTTCCGCAGGGAAGCAGGGTCTTTCAGGCCATTGACGCTGCCGGTGGTGCTGTGGCGAACGCCGAACTCGATGCTCTGAACCTTGCCGAGCTCCTGACCGACGGCGCCAAGATTCAGGTGCCAAGGGTGGGGGAAGTGCCGCCGCCCGCATCCACCCCGCTGAGTGGAAGTTCCGGGAGTGCGGGCGGGGGCTCGAGCGCCGGGGGCCTCTCGGGCCCGGCTGCCTCTGGAGCCAAGGTCAACATCAACACTGCAACGCTGGAGGAGTTGGGCACCCTGCCCAGAGTGGGGCCCGTGACTGCGCAGGGAATCATTGACTGGCGGAAAGAGCATGGCCCCTTTGCCTCCGTAGATGAACTTGACGCGGTTGACGGTATAGGGCCCAAACTCATGGAGTCCCTGAAGGACCTTGTGACGGTGCAGGGTGGCTGA